One stretch of Geoalkalibacter ferrihydriticus DSM 17813 DNA includes these proteins:
- a CDS encoding glutamine--tRNA ligase/YqeY domain fusion protein — protein sequence MSTPEKTPAPTNFIRNLIDADLAAGLRSEVITRFPPEPNGYLHIGHAKAICLNFGLAADYRGRCHLRMDDTNPEKESVEYAEAIKDAVRWLGFEWGAHLYYASDYYEQLYLWAEELIRRECAYVDSLDAEEMRAHRGTLTEPGQDSPDRNRPAAESLALFRRMRAGEFPDGAYTLRARIDMAAPNMNLRDPVIYRIQRHHHYRMGDAWCIYPMYDYAHPLSDAIEGITHSLCTLEFEDHRPLYDWFLEKLADCVPARPRQIEFARLNLSYTLMSKRRLLELVREGHVAGWDDPRMPTLVGLRRRGFPAAAIRTFCERIGVGKSDSWIDMSVLEDCVREDLNAHASRALAVFNPLKVVLTDYPEDREEFFEAANHPQKPEAGSRQVPFCREFYIERDDFMEDPPKKFFRLAPGREVRLRFGYIIRCDEVVRDPASGEIVELRCSHDPSTRGANPADGRKVKGTIHWVSARHAERAEVRLYDRLFAVPTPGAGREGRDWRADLNPASLTTLEALIEPGLAQIPGAAQVQFERIGYFYVDPHDSAPGRPVFNRTATLRDSWAKLELGGS from the coding sequence ATGAGCACCCCTGAGAAGACCCCGGCCCCAACCAATTTCATCCGCAACCTCATCGACGCCGATCTTGCCGCCGGTTTGCGTTCCGAGGTGATCACCCGCTTTCCCCCCGAACCCAACGGCTATCTGCATATCGGACATGCCAAGGCGATCTGCCTCAATTTTGGCTTGGCCGCCGATTACCGGGGGCGCTGTCACCTGCGCATGGACGACACCAACCCGGAAAAGGAAAGCGTCGAATACGCCGAGGCGATCAAGGATGCGGTACGCTGGCTGGGTTTTGAGTGGGGCGCGCATCTGTATTACGCTTCCGATTACTACGAGCAGCTTTATCTGTGGGCTGAAGAGTTGATCCGCCGCGAATGCGCCTATGTCGACAGCCTGGATGCCGAGGAGATGCGGGCCCATCGCGGCACCCTCACCGAGCCCGGCCAGGATAGCCCCGACCGCAACCGGCCGGCGGCCGAAAGTCTCGCGCTGTTTCGGCGTATGCGTGCCGGCGAATTTCCCGACGGCGCCTACACGCTGCGCGCACGCATCGATATGGCCGCGCCCAACATGAACCTGCGCGATCCGGTCATCTACCGCATTCAGCGTCATCACCACTACCGCATGGGGGATGCCTGGTGTATCTATCCCATGTACGACTATGCGCATCCCCTGAGCGATGCCATTGAAGGCATCACCCACAGCCTGTGCACCCTCGAATTCGAGGATCACCGTCCCCTTTATGACTGGTTTCTGGAAAAACTCGCCGACTGCGTTCCCGCGCGCCCGCGCCAGATCGAATTCGCGCGTCTCAATCTCAGCTACACCCTGATGAGCAAGCGCCGTTTGCTCGAATTGGTGCGCGAGGGACATGTCGCGGGCTGGGACGACCCGCGCATGCCGACGCTGGTCGGCCTGCGCCGGCGCGGATTCCCCGCGGCGGCGATCCGCACCTTCTGCGAGCGCATCGGGGTGGGCAAGAGCGACAGCTGGATCGACATGAGCGTGCTTGAAGATTGCGTGCGCGAAGACCTCAACGCCCACGCCTCGCGCGCACTGGCGGTGTTCAATCCCCTCAAGGTGGTCCTCACGGACTATCCCGAGGACCGCGAGGAGTTTTTCGAGGCCGCCAACCATCCGCAAAAACCCGAGGCCGGCAGCCGTCAGGTGCCCTTTTGTCGCGAATTCTACATTGAGCGCGATGACTTCATGGAAGATCCGCCGAAAAAATTTTTCCGCCTTGCTCCAGGGCGCGAGGTGCGCCTGCGCTTTGGGTACATCATTCGTTGCGACGAGGTGGTCAGGGATCCGGCCAGCGGTGAAATCGTCGAGCTGCGGTGCAGTCACGACCCGAGCACCCGGGGCGCCAATCCCGCCGACGGACGCAAGGTCAAAGGCACTATTCACTGGGTCTCGGCGCGTCATGCCGAACGCGCCGAGGTACGGCTCTATGATCGCCTGTTCGCGGTTCCCACTCCCGGCGCCGGGCGCGAGGGCCGTGACTGGCGCGCCGATCTCAATCCCGCGAGTCTCACCACCCTGGAGGCTCTCATCGAACCGGGCCTGGCGCAGATCCCCGGCGCCGCCCAGGTGCAATTCGAGCGCATCGGCTATTTTTACGTCGATCCCCACGACAGCGCGCCCGGCCGCCCCGTGTTCAACCGCACCGCGACCCTGCGCGACTCCTGGGCCAAGCTCGAGCTTGGCGGCAGCTGA
- a CDS encoding CheR family methyltransferase: MGGTENRNRPVRVWIAETPSGLCGDLLPALNAAGFEVHCIAAGDAPLPPVRATDCDVLILGIELPSPQGLERLRRFECGRLSRQVPVIVVADRPELEYELPDAFDFLNSPVDLPRLLAGIRRAGSMHRLELGALQPLEDLDLGLFQNFLVQHSGLHFDQRNLRILQHGLTRRMRALGLRTYREYFAHLETFRESRRELKKLLSLLTVGETYFFRYLAHFEALRHQLLPELIERNRERRSLRLWSAGCSTGEEPYSLAILLRTHFPQLRDWNLRILATDINHRALNQARQGVYGPRSLRVTDPALVNTWFEPRGHEFVLDPRIREMVDFRYLNLQTGCYPDAREDIADFDIIFCRNVLIYFRQATSRKVVAGFARSLAPAGSLFLGHAETLVHLSQEFRRETYQRNFYYRLPAAAQLAVETPAPGETPAVLQPNSSPAPCTQAQESAPQPASFDVNELYQRGLEAFHREEFAVAEACFAQILAADERHCGALVGSGFVFANRGDLAQARTCCERALEADDLSAQAYFLKGLLLELEECWHEAREEYRKALLIDLDFIMPHFHLGAIYERLGQAAAARREIRNSLRLLERLPNETLVPLSGGLTREVFLEVCRDHLDQLPPT, from the coding sequence ATGGGAGGGACTGAGAACCGCAACAGGCCCGTGCGGGTGTGGATCGCCGAAACACCCAGCGGCCTGTGCGGCGATCTTTTGCCGGCCCTGAATGCCGCTGGATTTGAAGTGCACTGCATTGCCGCCGGCGATGCGCCTTTGCCGCCGGTGCGGGCCACGGATTGCGACGTGTTGATCCTCGGCATCGAACTACCGAGCCCCCAGGGGCTTGAGCGGCTGCGGCGCTTTGAATGCGGCCGCCTCAGTCGGCAGGTGCCGGTCATCGTCGTCGCCGATCGGCCCGAGCTTGAATATGAGCTGCCCGATGCCTTCGATTTTCTCAACTCTCCCGTCGATCTGCCGCGCCTGCTTGCAGGAATCAGGCGGGCCGGAAGCATGCACCGCCTCGAGCTGGGGGCATTGCAGCCCCTTGAGGATTTGGATCTGGGTTTGTTTCAGAATTTTCTCGTGCAGCACAGCGGCCTGCATTTCGACCAACGCAACCTGCGCATTCTGCAGCATGGATTGACACGCCGCATGCGCGCCCTGGGGCTCAGGACCTATCGCGAGTACTTCGCGCATCTGGAAACCTTCCGCGAGTCGCGCCGGGAACTCAAAAAACTGCTCAGCCTGCTGACGGTCGGCGAGACCTATTTCTTTCGCTATCTGGCTCACTTTGAAGCTCTGCGCCATCAGCTGCTGCCGGAACTCATTGAGCGCAACCGCGAGCGGCGCAGCCTGCGGCTGTGGTCGGCGGGCTGCTCCACGGGAGAGGAGCCTTATTCTCTGGCGATTCTGCTGCGCACCCATTTTCCGCAGCTGCGCGACTGGAATCTGCGAATTCTCGCCACCGACATCAATCACCGCGCCCTCAATCAGGCGCGGCAAGGCGTCTATGGGCCGCGCTCTCTGCGGGTGACCGATCCCGCCCTGGTCAACACCTGGTTTGAGCCGCGCGGCCATGAGTTTGTTCTCGACCCGAGAATTCGCGAAATGGTCGATTTTCGCTATCTCAACCTGCAGACCGGATGCTATCCGGATGCGCGCGAAGATATCGCCGACTTCGACATTATTTTTTGTCGCAACGTGCTGATCTATTTTCGCCAGGCAACCAGCCGCAAGGTCGTCGCGGGTTTTGCCCGCTCCCTGGCGCCGGCCGGCAGCCTGTTTCTCGGCCATGCCGAAACCCTGGTGCACCTGTCCCAGGAGTTCAGGCGTGAAACTTACCAGCGCAATTTTTATTACCGGTTGCCCGCCGCCGCCCAGTTGGCGGTTGAGACCCCCGCGCCGGGAGAGACCCCGGCTGTTTTGCAACCGAATTCCTCCCCGGCCCCGTGCACGCAGGCCCAGGAGAGCGCCCCGCAGCCCGCGTCTTTCGACGTGAACGAACTCTATCAGCGCGGTCTCGAAGCCTTTCACCGCGAAGAATTCGCCGTTGCCGAAGCCTGCTTCGCGCAAATTCTTGCAGCGGATGAGCGGCATTGCGGTGCCCTGGTCGGAAGCGGTTTTGTTTTTGCCAATCGCGGCGACCTTGCCCAGGCGCGCACCTGCTGCGAGCGGGCCCTCGAGGCTGATGATCTCAGCGCCCAAGCCTATTTCCTCAAGGGCTTGCTGCTGGAACTTGAAGAATGCTGGCACGAGGCGCGCGAAGAGTATCGTAAGGCGTTGCTCATCGATCTGGATTTCATCATGCCGCATTTTCATCTGGGCGCAATTTACGAGCGCCTCGGCCAGGCGGCCGCCGCTCGCCGTGAAATCCGCAACAGTCTGCGGCTTCTGGAGCGGCTGCCCAACGAAACCCTGGTGCCCCTGTCGGGAGGGCTGACCCGCGAGGTTTTTCTTGAAGTCTGCCGCGACCATCTCGATCAGTTGCCACCAACCTGA
- the ispF gene encoding 2-C-methyl-D-erythritol 2,4-cyclodiphosphate synthase: MFRIGQGYDVHRLTKERRLVLGGVEIPYGLGLLGHSDADVLLHAICDAVLGALGEGDIGRHFPDSDPAYRGISSLKLLREVMSLAAAKGYRLGNLDATVVAQAPRLAPHIRKMVEAIAEACGADLSRINVKATTTEELGFEGRGEGISAQAVVLLEKITVNEEFDI; encoded by the coding sequence ATGTTTCGTATCGGGCAGGGTTATGACGTGCATCGCCTGACCAAAGAGCGCCGCCTGGTCCTCGGCGGTGTCGAGATCCCCTATGGACTCGGGCTGCTCGGTCATTCCGACGCCGATGTGCTGCTGCATGCCATCTGTGACGCGGTGCTCGGTGCCCTGGGCGAGGGCGACATCGGTCGCCATTTTCCCGACAGCGATCCGGCTTACCGCGGAATTTCAAGCCTCAAACTCCTGCGTGAGGTGATGAGCCTGGCGGCCGCCAAGGGGTACCGCCTCGGCAATCTGGATGCGACGGTGGTCGCCCAGGCGCCGCGCCTTGCCCCGCATATCCGCAAGATGGTGGAAGCCATCGCCGAGGCCTGCGGCGCCGATTTGAGCCGCATCAACGTCAAGGCCACGACGACCGAGGAACTCGGTTTTGAAGGGCGCGGTGAAGGAATCAGCGCCCAGGCCGTGGTGCTGCTGGAAAAAATCACCGTGAACGAAGAATTCGATATCTGA
- a CDS encoding methyl-accepting chemotaxis protein — MFSWIRKSISLKITFSLVVVLALLASLFTAIVVQQRGQVLKEQMQTKARTFALVGARAVEQILEEALASGRFTRAEIFDTDYRRITEGPLARAQVEKYHTAYDAYLDARLPTIIDSLLEEDPGVVFAIPVDRNGYLPTHNRRYAQPLTGDPQRDLQANRTKQMFNDPVGLRAARYDGGDGQGVLHQVYERDTGEVLWDISVPIYVGGNHWGAFRLGFSIDETQQQVAKLRNQISFLMLGLLVVAALAIYFLVRHLTQPLKALTRSAERISQGHAQELIPIRSQDEIGSLAEAFNHMTQVILHNLQGEIERSGRLIHNVKEAVLQLSSASNEIMAITSQQSSGASQQAAAVHQATSTAEEFAATARQVAENAKRVEGLAEDAVKAGHRGKAAVDDAGEGMDLLRDQVQQIAEAMLELGENSQKIGGIVDLIDEISDQTNLLALNAAIEAAGAGEAGRRFSIVAGEVKRLADRTADATRQINGLIEQIQKSTNATIVQTEEGTKKLDNANRRVARIAESLDKIIAGIDETTTAARDIKVSTQHQFSASEQMTETISEVRDVASQVATSAEETAHSVAELNELAERLKQLVEEP; from the coding sequence ATGTTTTCATGGATCAGGAAAAGCATTTCCCTCAAGATCACCTTCTCGCTGGTGGTGGTGCTGGCGCTTCTGGCAAGCCTGTTCACCGCCATTGTCGTCCAGCAGCGCGGACAGGTGCTTAAGGAGCAGATGCAGACCAAGGCCCGTACCTTTGCCCTGGTTGGGGCCCGCGCCGTCGAGCAGATTCTTGAAGAGGCTCTGGCGAGCGGTCGTTTCACCCGCGCGGAGATTTTCGATACCGATTATCGCCGCATCACCGAGGGACCTCTGGCCCGTGCCCAGGTGGAAAAATATCATACCGCCTACGACGCTTACCTCGATGCGCGCCTGCCCACCATTATCGATTCCCTTCTCGAAGAAGACCCCGGCGTGGTCTTTGCCATCCCCGTTGATCGCAACGGCTACCTGCCTACCCACAACCGCCGCTACGCCCAGCCCCTGACCGGCGATCCCCAGCGCGATCTGCAAGCCAACCGCACCAAGCAGATGTTCAACGATCCCGTGGGTCTGCGCGCGGCGCGCTACGACGGCGGCGACGGCCAGGGTGTGCTGCACCAGGTCTATGAGCGCGACACGGGTGAAGTTCTGTGGGATATCAGCGTGCCGATTTACGTCGGCGGCAATCACTGGGGCGCTTTTCGACTGGGCTTTTCCATCGATGAAACCCAGCAGCAGGTCGCGAAACTGCGCAACCAGATCAGTTTTCTCATGCTGGGGCTGTTGGTGGTCGCCGCGCTGGCCATCTATTTTCTCGTGCGCCACCTGACTCAGCCGCTCAAGGCTCTGACCCGGAGCGCCGAGCGCATTTCCCAGGGCCACGCCCAGGAGCTTATCCCGATCCGTTCCCAGGACGAAATCGGCAGTCTCGCCGAGGCGTTCAATCACATGACGCAAGTCATCCTGCACAACCTCCAGGGAGAAATCGAGCGCAGCGGGCGCCTGATTCACAACGTAAAAGAGGCCGTTCTGCAACTCTCCTCGGCCTCCAACGAAATCATGGCCATCACTTCGCAGCAATCCTCGGGGGCCAGCCAGCAGGCCGCTGCAGTGCACCAAGCGACCTCCACCGCCGAGGAGTTCGCCGCCACCGCCCGCCAGGTGGCGGAAAATGCCAAGCGTGTCGAGGGCTTGGCCGAGGACGCGGTGAAAGCCGGGCATCGGGGCAAGGCGGCGGTGGACGATGCCGGCGAGGGCATGGATCTGCTCCGCGATCAGGTCCAACAGATTGCCGAGGCCATGCTCGAACTCGGTGAAAATTCGCAAAAAATCGGCGGCATCGTCGATCTCATCGACGAAATCAGCGACCAGACCAACCTGCTGGCCCTCAATGCCGCCATTGAGGCTGCCGGCGCCGGCGAAGCCGGGCGGCGCTTTTCCATTGTCGCAGGCGAGGTAAAGCGGCTTGCCGATCGCACCGCCGACGCGACGCGCCAGATCAACGGACTCATCGAGCAGATTCAGAAATCAACCAACGCCACCATCGTGCAGACCGAAGAGGGCACGAAAAAGCTCGACAACGCCAACAGGCGGGTGGCGCGCATCGCTGAGTCCCTCGACAAGATCATTGCCGGCATCGACGAAACAACCACGGCGGCGCGCGACATCAAGGTGTCCACTCAGCACCAGTTTTCCGCCAGCGAGCAGATGACGGAAACCATCAGCGAGGTGCGTGATGTCGCCTCCCAGGTGGCGACCAGCGCCGAGGAAACCGCCCATTCCGTCGCCGAACTCAACGAGCTGGCCGAACGCCTCAAACAGTTGGTCGAGGAACCCTGA
- a CDS encoding chemotaxis protein CheW gives MAEKSDPLQDIRAALAAVREDYWHSLEQRDAVDAEAMREVLVVRMNAEWFGLPGACVREVLRVPPLVRVPGAAAHIAGIISLRGEILTVTDPRATLGMAGVAGAAQGRLVVVGVNELCTALLVDEVRDLRAIAEACVELPSESEGTARPFVLGRVPQEEGLVTLLNVDWILSGARA, from the coding sequence ATGGCCGAGAAGTCCGACCCTTTGCAGGATATCCGCGCCGCCCTGGCTGCGGTGCGCGAGGATTACTGGCACAGCCTGGAGCAGCGTGACGCCGTGGACGCCGAGGCGATGCGTGAAGTGTTGGTCGTGCGTATGAACGCTGAATGGTTCGGCCTGCCCGGAGCCTGTGTTCGCGAGGTGCTGCGTGTGCCGCCCCTGGTGCGGGTCCCCGGCGCCGCGGCGCACATTGCCGGAATCATCAGCCTGCGCGGGGAAATCCTCACCGTCACCGATCCGCGCGCCACGTTGGGAATGGCGGGCGTCGCCGGCGCCGCGCAAGGTCGCCTGGTGGTGGTCGGGGTCAATGAATTGTGCACGGCCCTGCTGGTGGATGAGGTCCGCGACCTTCGCGCCATCGCCGAAGCCTGCGTTGAGTTGCCGAGCGAAAGCGAGGGGACCGCGCGGCCTTTTGTCCTCGGGCGCGTGCCCCAGGAAGAGGGTTTGGTCACTCTGCTGAATGTGGATTGGATTCTCAGCGGCGCGCGCGCGTAA